One window of the Cryptomeria japonica chromosome 7, Sugi_1.0, whole genome shotgun sequence genome contains the following:
- the LOC131078236 gene encoding leucine-rich repeat extensin-like protein 3, producing MSSNRGNYADLRMQEVGFTILLGFFIALSAQCDFAESRKWLSDADVKYISHRQSMNYENGYGDRGEKVVVDPYLNFSNPRLKNAYIALQAWKKAINSDPLNITGNWFGADVCNYTRVFCSPALDDPNIIVVAGIDLNHAQIAGYLPVELGLLTDIALFHINSNFFCGFVPYSFINMTEMFEFDISNNRFAGSFPMVVLSMPKLKYLDVRFNEFEGCLPEKLFEKNLDAIFINNNKFTLEIPSNLGNSPVSVIVLANNNLQGCLPDGLGQMAPTLNEIVLSNNSLTSFNPSDIGKLRNLTVFDMSFNNLAGFLPDSIGGMISLEIMDISHNKLSGMIPESICALPNLKNFTVSYNFFSGEANNCMALPSRGDILDDKYNCFPDRPSQRSFLKYGPALSPSMGRSASDLSKTSILPSTISFTSASTTFSSSSPTFSRTPFPPPPCIYPPLPSHSPPLLPPPLSPLPPVSHSPPSPPPSFLCKKEIPLPALSFEGSSLNFPLFCEEISINLA from the exons ATGAGCAGCAACAGAGGAAATTATGCAGATCTTAGAATGCAGGAAGTGGGTTTCACTATCCTGCTTGgattttttattgcactttcagcACAATGTGATTTTGCAGAGTCTAGGAAATGGCTGTCCGATGCAGATGTCAAGTACATTAGTCACAGGCAGTCGATGAACTACGAGAATGGATATGGGGACAGAGGAGAAAAAGTGGTTGTTGATCCCTACTTGAATTTCTCAAATCCAAGGCTTAAAAATGCCTACATTGCTCTTCAGGCATGGAAAAAGGCAATCAATTCAGACCCACTGAACATAACGGGCAACTGGTTTGGTGCTGATGTCTGTAATTACACTCGTGTGTTTTGTTCCCCTGCATTGGATGATCCAAACATTATTGTTGTGGCAGGCATTGATCTGAACCATGCACAGATTGCAGGGTATCTACCAGTGGAGCTTGGGCTTCTCACAGATATTGCATTATTCCATATCAATTCCAACTTTTTCTGTGGATTTGTGCCTTATAGCTTCATTAATATGACTGaaatgtttgaatttgatatcagCAATAACAGGTTTGCTGGATCATTCCCAATGGTTGTGCTCTCAATGCCCAAATTGAAGTATTTGGACGTCAGGTTCAATGAGTTTGAGGGGTGCCTTCCGGAGAAGCTGTTTGAGAAGAATCTGGATGCCATCTTTATCAATAACAACAAATTCACTTTGGAAATTCCTTCTAACCTTGGAAATTCGCCTGTTTCTGTTATTGTTTTGGCCAACAATAATCTTCAGGGATGCCTGCCTGATGGTTTAGGTCAAATGGCTCCTACTCTCAATGAGATCGTTCTATCCAACAACAGTTTGACATCCTTTAATCCATCTGATATTGGGAAGCTGAGAAACTTGACTGTATTCGACATGAGCTTCAATAACCTCGCTGGCTTTCTGCCAGACAGCATTGGAGGGATGATCAGCTTGGAAATTATGGATATCAGTCACAATAAGCTATCTGGAATGATTCCAGAGAGCATATGTGCTCTTCCCAATTTGAAGAATTTTACAGTTTCCTACAATTTCTTTAGTGGAGAGGCAAATAATTGTATGGCCCTACCATCCAGAGGGGACATCTTGGATGACAAATATAACTGTTTCCCTGACAGGCCTTCACAGAGATCATTCTTGAAATATGGTCCAGCACTTTCTCCATCTATGGGTCGTTCTGCATCTGATTTAT CTAAAACTAGTATACTACCGTCCACCATCTCATTCACCTCTGCCTCCACCACATTCTCTTCTTCTTCCCCAACCTTCTCCAG AACTCCATTTCCACCACCTCCTTGCATTTATCCTCCACTTCCATCACATTCTCCTCCTCTGCT ACCACCTCCCCTTTCTCCTCTGCCTCCTGTTTCGCACTCTCCACCATCACCCCCTCCATCGTTTCTTTGCAAGAAAGAAATTCCTCTTCCAGCACTATCATTTGAGGGATCTTCTCTCAACTTTCCTCTTTTCTGTGAGGAGATTAGCATAAATCTAGCCTAA